The Nocardioides sp. S-1144 genome includes a region encoding these proteins:
- a CDS encoding rhodanese-like domain-containing protein, producing MSVPTVAVTGVPDPLPDGLAVLDVREQVEWDHGHIEGAVHVPLMDLPARLADVPPGQTLVVCKVGGRSAQATGYLAQQGYDVVNLDGGMLDWQAAGRPMVSENGQPPQVV from the coding sequence ATGAGCGTGCCCACCGTCGCCGTCACCGGCGTCCCCGACCCCCTGCCCGACGGCCTGGCCGTCCTCGACGTCCGCGAGCAGGTCGAGTGGGACCACGGGCACATCGAGGGCGCCGTCCACGTGCCGCTGATGGACCTGCCTGCTCGGCTCGCCGACGTCCCCCCGGGCCAGACCCTCGTGGTCTGCAAGGTGGGCGGCCGCTCGGCGCAGGCCACCGGCTACCTCGCGCAGCAGGGCTACGACGTCGTCAACCTCGACGGCGGGATGCTCGACTGGCAGGCCGCCGGCCGGCCGATGGTGAGCGAGAACGGCCAGCCGCCCCAGGTGGTCTGA
- a CDS encoding SulP family inorganic anion transporter, protein MSSTAPTTTAAPPEPGVRAALRSPRLLRTEVLAGLVVALALIPEAISFSIIAGVDPRVGLFASFTMAVAISFLGGRPAMISAATGAVALVIAPVMRDHGYDYLIATVLLGGAIQVVLGLVGFGRLMRFIPRSVMVGFVNALAILIFLAQVPYLVDVPWLVYPMVAAGIAILVGLPRVTRVVPAPLVAIVALTGFTVLAALTVPDVGDEGELPDSLPRLFVPDVPFDLDTLGTIAPYALAMAVVGLLESLMTAKLVDDITDTPSDKTREAWGQGTANLVTGFFGGMGGCAMIGQTMINVKVSGARTRISTFLAGVFLLVLVVGFGDVVAIIPMAALVAVMIMVSVGTFDWHSIHPATVRRMPRSEMAVMLSTVAVTVATHNLAIGVVVGVLVAMTLFARRVAHVTETHREVVADDEHGPTAVYRVTGELFFASSNDLYTQFEYVEDPDRVVIDLADSHIWDASTVASLDAIRAKYARRGKSVEIVGLDEASARRHETLSGQLSNH, encoded by the coding sequence ATGTCCTCCACCGCGCCGACCACCACCGCCGCGCCGCCCGAGCCGGGCGTGCGCGCCGCCCTGCGCTCGCCCCGCCTGCTGCGCACCGAGGTCCTGGCCGGGCTCGTCGTCGCCCTGGCGCTGATCCCCGAGGCGATCTCGTTCTCGATCATCGCCGGTGTCGACCCCCGCGTCGGGCTGTTCGCGTCGTTCACGATGGCGGTCGCGATCTCGTTCCTGGGTGGCCGGCCGGCGATGATCTCGGCCGCGACGGGCGCCGTGGCGCTGGTGATCGCCCCCGTGATGCGCGACCACGGCTACGACTACCTCATCGCCACCGTCCTGCTGGGCGGGGCGATCCAGGTCGTCCTCGGGCTGGTCGGCTTCGGCCGGCTGATGCGCTTCATCCCGCGCTCGGTGATGGTCGGCTTCGTCAACGCGCTCGCGATCCTGATCTTCCTGGCCCAGGTGCCCTACCTGGTCGACGTGCCCTGGCTCGTCTACCCGATGGTCGCCGCGGGCATCGCGATCCTGGTCGGCCTGCCGCGGGTGACGCGCGTGGTCCCCGCGCCGCTCGTCGCGATCGTCGCCCTGACCGGCTTCACGGTGCTGGCCGCGCTCACCGTGCCCGACGTCGGCGACGAGGGCGAGCTGCCCGACTCGCTGCCGCGCCTGTTCGTGCCCGACGTGCCGTTCGACCTCGACACGCTGGGGACGATCGCGCCGTACGCGCTGGCGATGGCGGTGGTGGGGCTGCTGGAGTCGCTGATGACGGCCAAGCTCGTCGACGACATCACCGACACCCCGTCGGACAAGACCCGCGAGGCGTGGGGGCAGGGCACCGCCAACCTCGTCACCGGCTTCTTCGGCGGCATGGGTGGCTGCGCGATGATCGGCCAGACGATGATCAACGTGAAGGTCTCCGGTGCCCGCACGCGCATCTCGACGTTCCTGGCCGGCGTCTTCCTGCTCGTCCTGGTCGTCGGGTTCGGCGACGTCGTGGCGATCATCCCGATGGCCGCGCTGGTCGCGGTGATGATCATGGTCTCCGTCGGCACCTTCGACTGGCACTCGATCCACCCCGCGACCGTGCGCAGGATGCCCAGGTCGGAGATGGCGGTGATGCTCTCGACCGTCGCGGTCACCGTCGCGACCCACAACCTCGCGATCGGGGTCGTGGTCGGCGTGCTCGTCGCGATGACCCTCTTCGCCCGTCGCGTCGCGCACGTCACCGAGACCCACCGCGAGGTCGTGGCGGACGACGAGCACGGTCCGACCGCGGTCTACCGGGTCACCGGCGAGCTGTTCTTCGCCTCGTCGAACGACCTCTACACCCAGTTCGAGTACGTCGAGGACCCCGACCGCGTCGTCATCGACCTCGCGGACTCCCACATCTGGGACGCCTCCACGGTCGCCTCGCTGGACGCGATCCGCGCCAAGTACGCGCGCCGGGGCAAGAGCGTGGAGATCGTCGGGTTGGACGAGGCGAGCGCGCGACGTCATGAGACGCTCAGCGGACAGCTGTCGAACCACTGA
- a CDS encoding MerR family transcriptional regulator: protein MQIGEVAARTELSLRSLRHWEEVGLLQPSGRSDGGFRLYTAEDVEKILVIRRMKPLGFSLDEMRAVMVDLEVLRDAGADEPARAAARARVGAVREDAVERRARLVRQLAMADEFIDLVGGELT, encoded by the coding sequence ATGCAGATCGGCGAGGTCGCCGCCCGCACGGAGCTCTCGCTGCGCAGCCTGCGGCACTGGGAGGAGGTCGGCCTCCTGCAGCCGTCGGGTCGCAGCGACGGCGGGTTCCGCCTCTACACCGCCGAGGACGTCGAGAAGATCCTCGTCATCCGCCGGATGAAGCCGCTCGGGTTCAGCCTCGACGAGATGCGGGCGGTGATGGTCGACCTCGAGGTCCTCCGCGACGCCGGCGCCGACGAGCCGGCGCGTGCCGCGGCCCGGGCGCGGGTCGGCGCGGTGCGCGAGGACGCCGTGGAGCGGCGGGCGCGCCTGGTGCGCCAGCTCGCGATGGCCGACGAGTTCATCGACCTCGTCGGCGGCGAGCTCACTTGA
- a CDS encoding Fpg/Nei family DNA glycosylase, protein MPELPEVEALALDLKGRLDGRAIATVHLAAFSALKTYDPPVTALTGMLVDDVTRHGKFLDIDVSGLHLVLHLARAGWVRWREEVPALPPKPSNKSPLAVRVVLDDGTGLDITEAGTKKSLAMYVVRDPLEVRGIASLGPDPLSPDFTRDALEAILRSEGRKQIKGVLRHQGTIAGIGNAYSDEILHAARISPYRPASAIADDEDGGLDVLYAAVRTTLGDAVERSRGLAASELKGEKKSNLAVHGRTGKACPVCGDTVREVSFADSSLQYCPTCQTGGKPLADRRMSKLLK, encoded by the coding sequence GTGCCCGAGCTGCCCGAGGTGGAAGCGCTGGCCCTCGACCTGAAGGGCCGGCTCGACGGCCGCGCGATCGCCACGGTCCACCTGGCGGCGTTCAGCGCCCTCAAGACCTACGACCCGCCGGTCACCGCCCTGACCGGCATGCTGGTCGACGACGTCACCCGGCACGGCAAGTTCCTCGACATCGACGTCTCCGGCCTGCACCTCGTGCTGCACCTGGCCCGCGCGGGCTGGGTCCGCTGGCGCGAGGAGGTGCCGGCCCTGCCGCCGAAGCCCAGCAACAAGTCCCCGCTCGCCGTCCGGGTCGTGCTCGACGACGGCACCGGGCTCGACATCACCGAGGCCGGCACCAAGAAGAGCCTGGCGATGTACGTCGTCCGCGACCCGCTCGAGGTCCGCGGCATCGCCAGCCTCGGGCCCGACCCGCTCAGCCCCGACTTCACCCGCGACGCGCTCGAGGCGATCCTGCGCAGCGAGGGCCGCAAGCAGATCAAGGGCGTGCTGCGCCACCAGGGCACGATCGCCGGCATCGGCAACGCCTACTCCGACGAGATCCTGCACGCGGCGAGGATTTCGCCCTACCGGCCGGCCAGCGCGATCGCCGACGACGAGGACGGTGGTCTCGACGTCCTGTACGCCGCCGTGCGCACCACCCTCGGCGACGCCGTCGAGCGTTCGCGCGGCCTGGCCGCCAGCGAGCTCAAGGGCGAGAAGAAGTCGAACCTCGCCGTCCACGGTCGCACCGGCAAGGCCTGCCCGGTCTGCGGCGACACCGTGCGCGAGGTGTCCTTCGCCGACTCCAGCCTCCAGTACTGCCCCACCTGCCAGACCGGCGGCAAGCCGCTCGCCGACCGCCGGATGAGCAAGCTGCTCAAGTGA
- a CDS encoding ATP-binding protein yields MDPIRNPYAPGAGQRPPELAGRDEQLRAFDVVLERVSRGRPERSLVLTGLRGVGKTVLLNTLRSQAVRRGWGTGKLEARPDQPLRRPLSSALHQAVRELGHGREEEVEHALGVLRAFSERAAGGDAKLRDRWSPGITAPLVRGRADSGDVEIDLVELLTDLGGLAGETGRGIAVFIDEMQDLGPDDVSALCAACHEISQSGLPLIVVGAGLPHLPAVLSASKSYSERLFAYQRIDRLSRAEADRALTTPAAEEDAGFTPEALEALYAATGGYPYFVQAYGKTVWDLAPASPITAADVDVATPEADRELGVGFFGSRYERATPGERDYLRAMAEATPDPDDPAGSVATADVAAVLARKPQALSPARDALLKKGLIYSGERGRIAFTVPHFGRYLREQA; encoded by the coding sequence GTGGACCCGATCCGGAACCCGTACGCCCCCGGCGCCGGGCAGCGCCCGCCCGAGCTGGCCGGTCGCGACGAGCAGCTGCGCGCCTTCGACGTCGTGCTGGAGCGGGTGTCGCGGGGCCGCCCGGAGCGCTCGTTGGTGCTCACCGGGCTGCGCGGGGTCGGCAAGACGGTGCTGCTCAACACGCTGCGCAGCCAGGCCGTGCGGCGCGGGTGGGGGACCGGCAAGCTCGAGGCGCGCCCCGACCAGCCGCTGCGACGTCCGCTGTCGTCGGCGCTGCACCAGGCGGTGCGCGAGCTGGGGCACGGCCGCGAGGAGGAGGTCGAGCACGCCCTCGGCGTCCTGCGGGCCTTCTCGGAGCGTGCCGCCGGGGGCGACGCGAAGCTGCGTGACCGGTGGAGCCCCGGCATCACCGCACCGCTCGTGCGCGGGCGGGCCGACTCCGGCGACGTCGAGATCGACCTCGTCGAGCTGCTGACCGACCTCGGGGGGCTGGCCGGCGAGACCGGCCGGGGCATCGCGGTCTTCATCGACGAGATGCAGGACCTCGGCCCCGACGACGTCTCGGCGCTCTGCGCGGCCTGCCACGAGATCAGCCAGTCGGGGCTGCCCCTCATCGTCGTGGGTGCCGGGCTGCCGCACCTGCCCGCCGTGCTGTCGGCGAGCAAGTCCTACTCCGAGCGCCTCTTCGCCTACCAGCGCATCGACCGGCTCTCGCGGGCCGAGGCCGACCGCGCCCTGACCACCCCCGCCGCCGAGGAGGACGCCGGGTTCACCCCCGAGGCCCTCGAGGCCCTCTACGCCGCCACCGGCGGCTACCCCTACTTCGTGCAGGCCTACGGCAAGACGGTCTGGGACCTGGCCCCCGCCTCGCCGATCACCGCCGCCGACGTCGACGTCGCCACCCCCGAGGCCGACCGCGAGCTGGGCGTCGGCTTCTTCGGCAGCCGCTACGAGCGCGCCACCCCCGGCGAGCGCGACTACCTGCGCGCCATGGCCGAGGCCACCCCCGACCCCGACGACCCCGCCGGCTCGGTCGCCACCGCCGACGTCGCCGCCGTGCTGGCCCGCAAGCCGCAGGCCCTCTCCCCGGCCCGCGACGCGCTGCTCAAGAAGGGGCTCATCTACTCCGGCGAGCGCGGCCGGATCGCCTTCACCGTGCCGCACTTCGGGCGCTACCTGCGCGAGCAGGCCTGA
- a CDS encoding DUF1059 domain-containing protein — protein sequence MKTMTCRDLGGPCELAHHGESADDVINAQDQHLKEAEKAGDATHQEARDAMKGRWRHPKRSMGWYRDTKAAFAALPDD from the coding sequence ATGAAGACCATGACCTGCCGCGACCTGGGCGGACCCTGCGAGCTCGCGCACCACGGCGAGAGCGCCGACGACGTCATCAACGCCCAGGACCAGCACCTCAAGGAGGCCGAGAAGGCCGGCGACGCCACCCACCAGGAGGCGCGCGACGCGATGAAGGGCCGGTGGCGGCACCCGAAGCGGTCAATGGGCTGGTACCGCGACACGAAGGCCGCCTTCGCGGCCCTCCCCGACGACTGA
- a CDS encoding sigma-70 family RNA polymerase sigma factor — translation MDQTQVFEAERPRLVGIASRVLGDHAEAEDVVQQAWLRMDRAASGTVIENVPAWLTTVTTRLCLDRLRSRTPVPVDDADLDDLDGVDGPDDRHGLAGDPADDVALADTVGLALHVVLDRLSPRERVAFVLHDSFGFDFPTIAAVLDTSPVAARKLASRARAKVAQPRPEDRLADWEVVDAFMAAARGGDLDRLLRLLAPDASVGADDAAVLAGTPRHVAGRDEVAAFFDGSAAAAFPVLVGGRPGAAWFHRGEARVVFDFTVVDGVVHTITFRAAPDVLADVVRRDGATPTHPTRRDR, via the coding sequence GTGGACCAGACGCAGGTGTTCGAGGCCGAGCGACCGCGACTCGTGGGGATCGCGAGCCGGGTGCTCGGCGACCACGCCGAGGCCGAGGACGTCGTCCAGCAGGCCTGGCTGCGGATGGACCGGGCGGCGTCCGGCACCGTGATCGAGAACGTCCCGGCCTGGCTGACAACCGTGACCACCCGGCTCTGCCTCGACCGGCTGCGCTCGCGCACGCCGGTCCCGGTCGACGACGCCGACCTGGACGACCTCGACGGCGTGGACGGCCCCGACGACCGGCACGGGCTCGCCGGCGACCCCGCCGACGACGTCGCCCTGGCCGACACCGTCGGGCTGGCCCTGCACGTGGTCCTCGACCGGCTCTCGCCGCGCGAGCGGGTCGCGTTCGTGCTCCACGACAGCTTCGGCTTCGACTTCCCCACCATCGCGGCGGTCCTCGACACCTCCCCGGTCGCGGCCCGCAAGCTCGCCTCACGGGCGCGGGCCAAGGTGGCCCAGCCCCGGCCCGAGGACCGGCTCGCCGACTGGGAGGTCGTCGACGCCTTCATGGCCGCGGCCCGGGGCGGCGACCTCGACCGGCTGCTGCGGCTGCTCGCCCCCGACGCCAGCGTCGGCGCCGACGACGCCGCCGTCCTGGCCGGCACCCCGCGGCACGTCGCGGGCCGCGACGAGGTGGCGGCCTTCTTCGACGGCAGCGCCGCCGCGGCGTTCCCGGTCCTCGTCGGCGGGCGCCCCGGCGCCGCCTGGTTCCACCGCGGCGAGGCGAGGGTCGTCTTCGACTTCACCGTCGTCGACGGCGTCGTGCACACCATCACCTTCCGCGCCGCGCCCGACGTGCTCGCCGACGTCGTGCGCCGCGACGGAGCCACCCCCACCCACCCCACGAGGAGAGACCGATGA
- a CDS encoding glycerophosphodiester phosphodiesterase family protein yields MTTQVVAHRGASDENAEHTLGAYLAALESGADGLECDVRLTADGHLVCVHDRDLRRTAQARGLVSTMDLADLNELDFATWKNPWADLDDEAPERDESLDRVLTLRKLLETVADLDRRVEVAIETKHPTRYGGLVERRLVEMLKDFGWDVPGSPVRVMSFSFTALQRVERAAPGIQLVQLVDKAQHWSMLRRVVGPGWIMGPGIALLREQPRLGERITTAGHDMHVWTVNTDRDLERCLELGVKAVITDRPAYILERLGR; encoded by the coding sequence ATGACGACGCAGGTCGTGGCGCACCGCGGGGCCAGCGACGAGAACGCCGAGCACACGCTGGGGGCCTACCTGGCGGCGCTCGAGTCGGGGGCCGACGGCCTCGAGTGCGACGTCCGGCTGACCGCCGACGGCCACCTGGTGTGCGTGCACGACCGCGACCTCCGGCGCACGGCGCAGGCGCGGGGGCTGGTCTCCACGATGGACCTCGCCGACCTCAACGAGCTCGACTTCGCCACGTGGAAGAACCCGTGGGCCGACCTCGACGACGAGGCGCCCGAGCGCGACGAGTCGCTCGACCGGGTGCTGACGCTGCGCAAGCTGCTCGAGACCGTCGCCGACCTCGACCGGCGCGTCGAGGTGGCGATCGAGACCAAGCACCCCACGCGCTACGGCGGGCTCGTCGAGCGCCGGCTGGTGGAGATGCTCAAGGACTTCGGGTGGGACGTGCCCGGGTCGCCGGTGCGGGTGATGAGCTTCTCCTTCACCGCCCTGCAGCGCGTGGAGCGGGCGGCACCCGGGATCCAGCTGGTCCAGCTGGTCGACAAGGCGCAGCACTGGTCGATGCTGCGCCGCGTGGTCGGGCCCGGGTGGATCATGGGCCCGGGCATCGCGCTGCTCCGCGAGCAGCCCCGGCTCGGCGAACGGATCACCACCGCCGGGCACGACATGCACGTCTGGACGGTCAACACCGACCGCGACCTCGAGCGCTGCCTCGAGCTCGGCGTCAAGGCCGTCATCACCGACCGGCCGGCCTACATCCTGGAGCGGCTCGGGCGCTGA
- a CDS encoding DUF5926 family protein — protein sequence MAKKSRTKARDHAPAETDGAVGPRQPCPCGSGKRYKACHGASGGADVYVARPFEGLPGECDIIALRELVPAATAPLTIKGHEDRTVRLCTLLPGAVPAMSRDSGEVWLGLQVQHQFGDPSRDLAAVLEAALAAEPGVVGLTTPPGPGHRLQDLVTDETLDVTVHDGFDYWVSDLDDSDELAGALEQANDAATPTSRLGSVEAAYWTDVGTKEHLRWVMPEPEDALLDALARLHESGDDVIVPDARLVGMFRAHGLLAPVWDLPVGTGAEVLEEPAAAFKKALDAALADTSPLTAEQRSARSGLANRQVTIR from the coding sequence ATGGCGAAGAAGTCCCGCACCAAGGCCCGCGACCACGCACCCGCCGAGACCGACGGGGCGGTCGGCCCGCGCCAGCCCTGCCCGTGCGGCTCCGGCAAGCGGTACAAAGCCTGCCACGGGGCCTCCGGCGGTGCCGACGTCTACGTCGCGCGCCCCTTCGAGGGCCTGCCCGGCGAGTGCGACATCATCGCGCTGCGCGAGCTCGTCCCGGCGGCGACCGCGCCCCTGACCATCAAGGGTCACGAGGACCGCACCGTGCGGCTCTGCACCCTCCTGCCCGGCGCGGTGCCTGCGATGTCGCGCGACAGCGGCGAGGTCTGGCTCGGCCTGCAGGTGCAGCACCAGTTCGGCGACCCCTCGCGCGACCTGGCCGCCGTCCTCGAGGCCGCGCTGGCCGCCGAGCCCGGCGTCGTCGGCCTCACGACGCCGCCCGGACCGGGCCACCGGCTGCAGGACCTCGTCACCGACGAGACGCTCGACGTCACCGTGCACGACGGGTTCGACTACTGGGTCTCCGACCTCGACGACAGCGACGAGCTCGCCGGCGCCCTCGAGCAGGCCAACGACGCCGCGACGCCCACCTCGCGGCTGGGCTCGGTCGAGGCCGCCTACTGGACCGACGTCGGCACCAAGGAGCACCTGCGCTGGGTGATGCCCGAGCCCGAGGACGCGCTGCTCGACGCGCTGGCCCGGCTGCACGAGAGCGGCGACGACGTCATCGTCCCCGACGCCCGCCTGGTCGGCATGTTCCGCGCGCACGGCCTGCTCGCGCCCGTCTGGGACCTCCCCGTCGGCACCGGCGCCGAGGTGCTGGAGGAGCCGGCCGCGGCGTTCAAGAAGGCCCTCGACGCCGCCCTGGCCGACACCTCGCCGCTCACCGCCGAGCAGCGCTCGGCGCGCTCGGGCCTCGCGAACCGCCAGGTGACGATCCGCTAG
- a CDS encoding cyclic nucleotide-binding domain-containing protein yields the protein MATFFDSFSAREIARISAHGRRVRLPEGWSPIWERTPADKAYIILDGSVSVRRGGTEIARLGAGDIVGEAAIVGRSLRTATVVALTPLSAIHFTDTDINELLEELPGFRDKLVALAQSRVGGAAAAGGAAGAGDGTG from the coding sequence ATGGCGACGTTCTTCGACTCGTTCAGCGCGCGGGAGATCGCGCGGATCAGCGCCCACGGACGACGGGTGCGGCTGCCGGAGGGCTGGTCGCCGATCTGGGAGCGCACCCCGGCCGACAAGGCCTACATCATCCTCGACGGCTCGGTCTCGGTGCGGCGCGGTGGCACGGAGATCGCCCGCCTCGGCGCCGGCGACATCGTCGGCGAGGCCGCGATCGTCGGCCGCTCGTTGCGCACCGCGACCGTGGTCGCGCTGACGCCGCTGAGCGCGATCCACTTCACCGACACCGACATCAACGAGCTGCTCGAGGAGCTCCCCGGGTTCCGCGACAAGCTCGTCGCCCTCGCCCAGTCGCGGGTCGGCGGCGCGGCGGCCGCCGGCGGCGCGGCGGGCGCCGGTGACGGGACCGGCTAG
- a CDS encoding arginine deiminase gives MLHRPGGELTRLTPRNNDRLLFDGIPWVARAQEEHDAFAQALRERDVEVLYLTDLLTETLADDGARAAAISDALAGLDLGDTMRRYLQGFLGEATPAELTTYLTAGIRNDEVRGGFGLVTSLLTHDDFLIDPLPNLLFTRDSSVWVRDHVAITSLAMPARKRETELTELIYTRHPRFVGTPRIHGSHYEHVEGGDVLLLAPGVVAVGVGERTTPAGVERLARQVFDDDLAHTVLAVPIAQERATMHLDTICTMVDVDKMVVYENVADSLVAFTVTPDGQSDDGELRLSVADSRPFLEAAADAMGIDVLHRIDTGLDPVTAEREQWDDGNNTLALAPRVAVAYERNDATNDRLEQAGIEVVRIAGSELGSGRGGPRCMSCPIERDPLV, from the coding sequence ATGCTGCACCGCCCCGGCGGCGAGCTCACCCGGCTGACACCACGCAACAACGACCGGCTCCTCTTCGACGGCATCCCCTGGGTGGCCCGCGCGCAGGAGGAGCACGACGCGTTCGCGCAGGCCCTGCGCGAGCGGGACGTCGAGGTGCTCTACCTCACCGACCTGCTCACCGAGACCCTCGCCGACGACGGGGCCCGGGCCGCCGCGATCTCCGACGCGCTCGCCGGGCTCGACCTGGGCGACACGATGCGGCGCTACCTCCAGGGCTTCCTGGGCGAGGCCACCCCGGCCGAGCTGACGACGTACCTCACCGCAGGGATCCGCAACGACGAGGTGCGCGGCGGCTTCGGCCTGGTCACCTCGCTGCTCACCCACGACGACTTCCTCATCGACCCGCTGCCCAACCTGCTCTTCACCCGCGACTCCTCGGTGTGGGTGCGCGACCACGTCGCGATCACCTCGCTCGCCATGCCGGCCCGCAAGCGCGAGACCGAGCTGACCGAGCTGATCTACACCCGCCACCCGCGCTTCGTCGGCACCCCGCGCATCCACGGCTCGCACTACGAGCACGTCGAGGGCGGCGACGTCCTCCTGCTCGCGCCCGGGGTCGTCGCCGTCGGCGTCGGCGAGCGCACCACCCCCGCCGGCGTCGAGCGGCTGGCCCGCCAGGTCTTCGACGACGACCTCGCCCACACCGTGCTGGCCGTCCCGATCGCCCAGGAGCGCGCGACCATGCACCTCGACACCATCTGCACGATGGTCGACGTCGACAAGATGGTCGTCTACGAGAACGTCGCCGACTCGCTCGTCGCCTTCACCGTCACCCCCGACGGGCAGTCCGACGACGGCGAGCTGCGGCTCTCGGTCGCCGACTCCCGCCCCTTCCTCGAGGCCGCGGCGGACGCCATGGGCATCGACGTCCTGCACCGCATCGACACCGGCCTCGACCCGGTGACCGCCGAGCGCGAGCAGTGGGACGACGGCAACAACACCCTGGCCCTCGCCCCCCGCGTCGCGGTCGCCTACGAGCGCAACGACGCCACCAACGACCGGCTCGAGCAGGCCGGCATCGAGGTCGTCCGCATCGCCGGCTCCGAGCTGGGCTCCGGCCGCGGCGGCCCGCGCTGCATGAGCTGCCCGATCGAGCGCGACCCGCTCGTCTGA
- a CDS encoding DUF4446 family protein encodes MLEVLAVVAVVLAAAALVLAVVALRRTSRRADGSDLPQDLHGLRQEVAALRAEGADVLRHLAVVRYDAFNDVGGHLSWSLALLDDHGDGVLLSSIHGRSEARSYAKSVTGWSCEQQLSPEEDEAITLARG; translated from the coding sequence ATGCTCGAGGTGCTGGCGGTCGTCGCCGTCGTCCTGGCGGCCGCGGCGCTGGTCCTGGCCGTGGTCGCGCTGCGCCGCACCAGCCGGCGTGCCGACGGCTCCGACCTGCCCCAGGACCTGCACGGCCTGCGGCAGGAGGTCGCGGCCCTGCGCGCGGAGGGCGCCGACGTGCTGCGGCACCTGGCCGTCGTCCGCTACGACGCGTTCAACGACGTCGGCGGGCACCTCTCGTGGAGCCTGGCCCTGCTCGACGACCACGGCGACGGCGTCCTGCTGAGCTCGATCCACGGCCGTAGCGAGGCCCGCTCCTACGCCAAGAGCGTCACCGGCTGGAGCTGCGAGCAGCAGCTCTCGCCCGAGGAGGACGAGGCCATCACCCTCGCCCGAGGCTGA
- a CDS encoding response regulator: protein MRVLVVDDEPALARALAINLRAHGWDVVTAADGRGALDAAATTHPDVVLLDLGLPDLDGTEVISGLRGWTTVPIVVLSARQHGEDKVEALDLGADDYVTKPFAMNELMARLRAAVRRAQEAAPTAALVQVGDLAIDLARKRVAKAGADVRLTPTEWAFLELLARNVGRLVPREQVLREVWGPAYLHETHYLRVYAAQLRRKLEDDPSAPRHLRTSAGLGYTLEP from the coding sequence GTGAGGGTGCTCGTGGTCGACGACGAGCCGGCCCTGGCCCGCGCCCTGGCGATCAACCTGCGCGCCCACGGCTGGGACGTCGTCACGGCCGCCGACGGCCGCGGTGCCCTCGACGCCGCCGCGACGACGCACCCGGACGTCGTCCTGCTCGACCTGGGCCTGCCCGACCTCGACGGCACCGAGGTGATCTCGGGCCTGCGCGGCTGGACGACGGTGCCGATCGTCGTCCTCTCGGCGCGCCAGCACGGCGAGGACAAGGTCGAGGCGCTCGACCTCGGCGCCGACGACTACGTCACCAAGCCGTTCGCGATGAACGAGCTGATGGCGCGGCTGCGCGCCGCCGTCCGCCGCGCCCAGGAGGCCGCCCCCACGGCGGCGCTGGTGCAGGTCGGCGACCTCGCCATCGACCTGGCCCGCAAGCGGGTCGCCAAGGCCGGCGCCGACGTGCGGCTGACCCCGACCGAGTGGGCCTTCCTCGAGCTGCTCGCCCGCAACGTCGGCCGGCTGGTCCCGCGCGAGCAGGTGCTCCGCGAGGTGTGGGGCCCGGCGTACCTGCACGAGACGCACTACCTGCGCGTCTACGCCGCCCAGCTGCGCCGCAAGCTCGAGGACGACCCCTCCGCCCCGCGCCACCTCCGCACCAGCGCCGGGCTGGGCTACACCCTCGAGCCCTGA